The Penaeus chinensis breed Huanghai No. 1 chromosome 39, ASM1920278v2, whole genome shotgun sequence genome has a segment encoding these proteins:
- the LOC125046651 gene encoding zinc finger protein OZF-like, whose translation MNTNMCMINVITRQITADASEPDAESDQGFIDPQGHREITIQDHDGRPLHLITQVSSEMLPGVQTVCEIPVKHEVHSVAVDSATFFPSSVNVPVASGSDAQYMESSLRLTQPKYTEVPIGSVPPPSSMGSGTSPVNKASGNLFVCECGQSFSQRSGLKTHMKVHTGVKPFQCNICNKRFAHKQNKKFHMRRHTGERPYKCDSCDRAFICVALLNRHKREHEGNYAFKCNICDQGFLLKRNFVEHMNAHTNTRPFHCNTCNKSFSRREALRVHKKMHTGETPYVCKECGKAFPLRTRLEIHMRRHTGETPYMCLDCGKAFYTSPQLNDHQRRYQGTCQDLDYKCQECGLSFKKQCGLSAHMRIHQEDAKKNSPSCDQCKREISSQRHRCKPPLEPSKGEMTSAVKSSEIPSQKNMSHNPSVQQKYMCDSCNKAYTSLHSLKRHFKTHSHNKEMQKIRTTGTSAENNEGKS comes from the coding sequence ATGAATACAAACATGTGCATGATAAACGTGATCACCCGTCAGATAACAGCTGACGCCAGTGAGCCAGATGCTGAGAGCGACCAAGGTTTCATAGACCCACAAGGCCATAGGGAAATAACCATCCAAGATCACGATGGCCGCCCACTACACCTCATCACACAAGTGAGCTCGGAGATGCTTCCCGGGGTTCAGACTGTCTGTGAAATACCTGTGAAACATGAGGTACATTCAGTGGCAGTTGATTCTGcgactttttttccttcttctgtaaATGTTCCAGTGGCAAGTGGTTCTGATGCTCAGTATATGGAAAGTAGTTTGAGACTGACCCAGCCAAAATACACTGAAGTACCCATAGGAAGTGTGCCACCACCATCTAGCATGGGTTCTGGCACATCACCTGTAAACAAGGCTAGTGGGAacctatttgtgtgtgaatgtggacaGAGTTTCAGTCAGAGAAGTGGTCTTAAAACACACATGAAAGTTCACACTGGTGTTAAGCCATTTCAGTGCAACATCTGTAATAAGAGATTTGCTCATAAGCAGAATAAGAAGTTTCACATGCGACGACACACAGGAGAGAGACCCTATAAGTGTGACAGCTGTGACAGGGCCTTCATTTGTGTTGCACTCCTTAATCGGCACAAGAGAGAACATGAAGGAAATTATGCATTTAAGTGTAATATCTGTGATCAAGGCTTCCTCCTGAAGAGAAATTTTGTAGAACACATGAATGCCCACACAAATACAAGACCCTTTCATTGCAATACTTGCAATAAGAGTTTCAGCAGACGAGAAGCCCTGCGTGTCCACAAGAAAATGCACACTGGTGAGACTCCATATGTGTGCAAAGAATGTGGTAAGGCTTTCCCATTGCGTACGAGGCTGGAGATTCACATGAGGCGACACACAGGGGAGACACCCTACATGTGCTTGGACTGTGGTAAGGCTTTCTACACAAGCCCACAGCTTAATGATCATCAGCGTAGGTATCAGGGTACTTGCCAAGACTTAGATTACAAGTGCCAGGAATGTGGGCTAAGTTTCAAGAAGCAGTGCGGGTTGTCAGCCCACATGCGCATCCATCAAGAGGATGCGAAGAAAAATTCACCTTCATGTGACCAGTGCAAGCGAGAAATTTCCTCTCAGCGGCATCGTTGCAAGCCACCTCTAGAGCCTTCCAAAGGCGAAATGACTAGTGCTGTGAAATCTAGTGAAATCCCAAGCCAAAAGAACATGTCACACAATCCCAGTGTTcagcaaaaatatatgtgtgactCATGCAATAAGGCTTATACATCCCTTCATAGTCTCAAAAGGCATTTTAAGACTCACTCACACAACAAGGAAATGCAGAAGATCAGAACAACAGGAACCAGCGCAGAAAACAACGAAGGAAAATCATAA
- the LOC125046751 gene encoding nucleoporin NUP188-like isoform X2, which yields MASQLIPTPVGITMRNGRKPHRCPRQRRRLSRSCQVLLKLSATHSWQMFQLFLLNEYRGAEASLSEVLASQRDEETFLGKLWNFYLADRLHLIRCLRHVVANTANPQHPYQSLFHNFMQDVLDKDGTLGESLVNQVMLCTKMAPPTPQSHGPHLPPHGPTTWLAHHLAELREVLATLLVYYGSTSQSPTPETFLKLVQLAQGGGLGGRPEIQEGIRESHAPLVEALDGAHVLLLTLIINADSPISDNKLCDSAWVKKLDPTMAGLGARTPHLAPLLAWAVLQLRASDGGPKGNPRMYNKLAQRAVHGNVFAYLQTALNNTSIQGDELLVRLASSVVYSLMCAAAGCLDLERMGCLSVLNTLAKRCLAQDPPAQLFWAEEGGGAGLLLPQAIEVFPYDVQPLLSLMSALAVANTESCQKVIELLTELPNLSWVLTQSDQRSIQIRGNDCITTAPLQVLPSLTIGADTRGTLISTNPPVVSWHMPTNAWQALLGVMKLLDEEVSGGASIPDQKLMDTVSATLRLLASLLTTLPDHLPAFIHFIQQTIVLLRRISQVSRPPGQLVATLMEFLTEVSTQDPKLVWNELESCPLLPFLAAPHKSGTKKGKVDPFLGYRAGALRALVCGEEAATGKYPILSSYTRLLICGVKDGFSSGSVNGGVVFVAREVTGALLRWCYNSQEERDTVLNLCLALLHHTLEASDIDTSVRDLVVKHLVDSSSAWADSAVSGSWWS from the exons ATGGCCTCTCAGCTTATACCGACCCCAGTGGGGATCACTATGAGAAATGGGAGAAAACCGCACAGGTGTCCAAGGCAGAGAAGGCGTTTGTCAAGAAGCTGTCAGGTGCTTTTG AAACTCTCAGCGACACACAGCTGGCAGATGTTCCAGCTGTTCCTCCTGAATGAGTACCGAGGGGCTGAGGCCTCACTCTCTGAAGTTTTGGCCAGCCAGCGCGATGAGGAGACCTTCTTGGGCAAGCTTTGGAACTTCTACTTGGCGGACCGACTCCACCTCATCCGCTGCCTAAGACATGTAGTGGCCAACACAGCTAACCCACAGCACCCATACCAG AGTCTGTTCCACAACTTCATGCAAGATGTCCTGGACAAAGACGGCACCCTTGGGGAGAGCCTTGTCAACCAGGTAATGCTGTGCACTAAGATGGCCCCACCCACACCCCAGTCCCACGGCCCACACCTCCCTCCACATGGCCCCACGACCTGGCTGGCGCACCACCTGGCCGAGCTGCGTGAGGTGCTGGCCACGCTGCTTGTCTACTATGGGAGCACATCACAGTCACCAACTCCTGAAACATTTCTCAAACTAGTTCAGTTGGCACAG GGAGGTGGCCTTGGAGGACGGCCAGAGATTCAGGAGGGCATAAGGGAAAGTCATGCCCCACTGGTTGAAGCTCTCGATGGTGCCCACGTCCTGCTCCTAACCCTCATCATCAATGCTGACTCACCCATCAG TGACAATAAACTCTGTGATAGTGCCTGGGTCAAGAAGCTAGACCCCACCATGGCTGGCTTGGGAGCCCGTACACCCCACCTGGCCCCCTTGCTGGCTTGGGCTGTCCTACAGCTCAGGGCATCTGATGGGGGACCAAAAGGCAACCCAAGGATGTACAACAAGCTAGCACAAAGAGCCGTCCATGGCAACGTGTTTGCCTACCTCCAGACGGCACTCAATAATACGTCAATACAG GGAGATGAACTGCTAGTGCGGCTTGCATCTTCAGTCGTGTATTCCCTCATGTGTGCTGCGGCAGGATGCCTTGACCTAGAGCGAATGGGATGCCTTTCTGTCCTTAATACCCTGGCCAAGAGGTGCCTTGCTCAAGACCCTCCAGCACAACTCTTTTGGGCTGAGGAAG gtggtggagctggactgTTACTGCCACAGGCAATAGAGGTTTTCCCCTACGATGTTCAACCCTTGCTGTCCCTCATGAGTGCTCTGGCTGTTGCAAATACAGAGAGCTGCCAGAAG GTAATAGAACTTCTGACAGAGCTGCCAAACCTATCCTGGGTGCTGACGCAAAGTGACCAGAGGAGCATTCAGATCAGAGGCAATGACTGCATAACCACAGCTCCTCTGCAGGTCCTTCCGTCATTGACCATTGGAGCAGACACACGTGGCACCTTGATCTCCACAAACCCTCCTGTTGTATCCTGGCACATGCCCACAAATGCATGGCAAGCTCTTTTGGGGGTCATGAAACTTCTTGATGAAGAG GTAAGTGGAGGGGCAAGCATTCCCGACCAGAAGCTCATGGACACAGTATCAGCTACGCTCCGCCTTCTGGCTTCCCTCTTGACTACACTCCCCGATCATCTGCCAGCATTCATCCACTTCATCCAGCAGACAATAGTGCTGTTACGCAG AATATCTCAAGTCAGTCGGCCACCGGGACAGCTGGTAGCAACACTCATGGAGTTTCTGACAGAGGTTTCAACACAGGACCCTAAGTTGGTGTGGAATGAACTTGAGAGCtgccctctcctacccttccttgcTGCCCCACACAAATCTG gaacaaagaaagggaaagtagaCCCCTTCCTTGGGTATCGTGCTGGTGCCCTCAGAGCCCTAGTCTGCGGTGAAGAGGCAGCAACTGGGAAATACCCCATCCTGAGCTCCTATACGCGCTTATTGATTTGTGGTGTGAAG GATGGCTTCAGCAGTGGGAGTGTAAACGGGGGTGTGGTGTTTGTAGCAAGGGAGGTGACCGGAGCCTTGCTAAGATGGTGCTACAATTcccaagaagagagagacactgtCCTTAATCTCTGTCTGGCCCTTCTTCACCACACTCTAGAGGCCTCAGACATAG ATACCAGTGTTCGTGACTTGGTGGTCAAACATTTGGTGGATAGTAGCAGTGCCTGGGCAGACTCTGCTGTCAGTGGTAGTTGGTGGAGCTAA
- the LOC125046751 gene encoding nucleoporin NUP188-like isoform X1, translating to MASQLIPTPVGITMRNGRKPHRCPRQRRRLSRSCQVLLKLSATHSWQMFQLFLLNEYRGAEASLSEVLASQRDEETFLGKLWNFYLADRLHLIRCLRHVVANTANPQHPYQSLFHNFMQDVLDKDGTLGESLVNQVMLCTKMAPPTPQSHGPHLPPHGPTTWLAHHLAELREVLATLLVYYGSTSQSPTPETFLKLVQLAQGGGLGGRPEIQEGIRESHAPLVEALDGAHVLLLTLIINADSPISDNKLCDSAWVKKLDPTMAGLGARTPHLAPLLAWAVLQLRASDGGPKGNPRMYNKLAQRAVHGNVFAYLQTALNNTSIQGDELLVRLASSVVYSLMCAAAGCLDLERMGCLSVLNTLAKRCLAQDPPAQLFWAEEGGGAGLLLPQAIEVFPYDVQPLLSLMSALAVANTESCQKVIELLTELPNLSWVLTQSDQRSIQIRGNDCITTAPLQVLPSLTIGADTRGTLISTNPPVVSWHMPTNAWQALLGVMKLLDEEVSGGASIPDQKLMDTVSATLRLLASLLTTLPDHLPAFIHFIQQTIVLLRRISQVSRPPGQLVATLMEFLTEVSTQDPKLVWNELESCPLLPFLAAPHKSGGLTGTKKGKVDPFLGYRAGALRALVCGEEAATGKYPILSSYTRLLICGVKDGFSSGSVNGGVVFVAREVTGALLRWCYNSQEERDTVLNLCLALLHHTLEASDIDTSVRDLVVKHLVDSSSAWADSAVSGSWWS from the exons ATGGCCTCTCAGCTTATACCGACCCCAGTGGGGATCACTATGAGAAATGGGAGAAAACCGCACAGGTGTCCAAGGCAGAGAAGGCGTTTGTCAAGAAGCTGTCAGGTGCTTTTG AAACTCTCAGCGACACACAGCTGGCAGATGTTCCAGCTGTTCCTCCTGAATGAGTACCGAGGGGCTGAGGCCTCACTCTCTGAAGTTTTGGCCAGCCAGCGCGATGAGGAGACCTTCTTGGGCAAGCTTTGGAACTTCTACTTGGCGGACCGACTCCACCTCATCCGCTGCCTAAGACATGTAGTGGCCAACACAGCTAACCCACAGCACCCATACCAG AGTCTGTTCCACAACTTCATGCAAGATGTCCTGGACAAAGACGGCACCCTTGGGGAGAGCCTTGTCAACCAGGTAATGCTGTGCACTAAGATGGCCCCACCCACACCCCAGTCCCACGGCCCACACCTCCCTCCACATGGCCCCACGACCTGGCTGGCGCACCACCTGGCCGAGCTGCGTGAGGTGCTGGCCACGCTGCTTGTCTACTATGGGAGCACATCACAGTCACCAACTCCTGAAACATTTCTCAAACTAGTTCAGTTGGCACAG GGAGGTGGCCTTGGAGGACGGCCAGAGATTCAGGAGGGCATAAGGGAAAGTCATGCCCCACTGGTTGAAGCTCTCGATGGTGCCCACGTCCTGCTCCTAACCCTCATCATCAATGCTGACTCACCCATCAG TGACAATAAACTCTGTGATAGTGCCTGGGTCAAGAAGCTAGACCCCACCATGGCTGGCTTGGGAGCCCGTACACCCCACCTGGCCCCCTTGCTGGCTTGGGCTGTCCTACAGCTCAGGGCATCTGATGGGGGACCAAAAGGCAACCCAAGGATGTACAACAAGCTAGCACAAAGAGCCGTCCATGGCAACGTGTTTGCCTACCTCCAGACGGCACTCAATAATACGTCAATACAG GGAGATGAACTGCTAGTGCGGCTTGCATCTTCAGTCGTGTATTCCCTCATGTGTGCTGCGGCAGGATGCCTTGACCTAGAGCGAATGGGATGCCTTTCTGTCCTTAATACCCTGGCCAAGAGGTGCCTTGCTCAAGACCCTCCAGCACAACTCTTTTGGGCTGAGGAAG gtggtggagctggactgTTACTGCCACAGGCAATAGAGGTTTTCCCCTACGATGTTCAACCCTTGCTGTCCCTCATGAGTGCTCTGGCTGTTGCAAATACAGAGAGCTGCCAGAAG GTAATAGAACTTCTGACAGAGCTGCCAAACCTATCCTGGGTGCTGACGCAAAGTGACCAGAGGAGCATTCAGATCAGAGGCAATGACTGCATAACCACAGCTCCTCTGCAGGTCCTTCCGTCATTGACCATTGGAGCAGACACACGTGGCACCTTGATCTCCACAAACCCTCCTGTTGTATCCTGGCACATGCCCACAAATGCATGGCAAGCTCTTTTGGGGGTCATGAAACTTCTTGATGAAGAG GTAAGTGGAGGGGCAAGCATTCCCGACCAGAAGCTCATGGACACAGTATCAGCTACGCTCCGCCTTCTGGCTTCCCTCTTGACTACACTCCCCGATCATCTGCCAGCATTCATCCACTTCATCCAGCAGACAATAGTGCTGTTACGCAG AATATCTCAAGTCAGTCGGCCACCGGGACAGCTGGTAGCAACACTCATGGAGTTTCTGACAGAGGTTTCAACACAGGACCCTAAGTTGGTGTGGAATGAACTTGAGAGCtgccctctcctacccttccttgcTGCCCCACACAAATCTGGTGGGTTGACTG gaacaaagaaagggaaagtagaCCCCTTCCTTGGGTATCGTGCTGGTGCCCTCAGAGCCCTAGTCTGCGGTGAAGAGGCAGCAACTGGGAAATACCCCATCCTGAGCTCCTATACGCGCTTATTGATTTGTGGTGTGAAG GATGGCTTCAGCAGTGGGAGTGTAAACGGGGGTGTGGTGTTTGTAGCAAGGGAGGTGACCGGAGCCTTGCTAAGATGGTGCTACAATTcccaagaagagagagacactgtCCTTAATCTCTGTCTGGCCCTTCTTCACCACACTCTAGAGGCCTCAGACATAG ATACCAGTGTTCGTGACTTGGTGGTCAAACATTTGGTGGATAGTAGCAGTGCCTGGGCAGACTCTGCTGTCAGTGGTAGTTGGTGGAGCTAA